From the genome of Streptomyces sp. JH34:
CGACGCGACCGCGGTACGCGCGTAGTGGCCGGGGCTCGTGCCGACCACACGCTTGAAGTGCCGGGAGAAGTGGGACTGGTCGTAGAACCCGGCCGAGGCCGCGACCTCCGGCACGCGCATGCCGCCGAGCAGCAGGCGCCGGGCCAGATCGACGCGTCGCCCCGTCAGGTACTGGTGCGGCGCCATGCCGAACTCGCGGCTGAAGGCCCGTACCAGGTGCGTGTGGTGGCTGTGCAGCTTCTCCGCCGCCTCGCGGAGCGTCAGTCCCTCCACGAAGTGCTCGTCGAGCAGGTCCCGGAGCGCGTAAGCGATCCGGCGGTCGTGTGCCTGGGGTGCGGCGGGCTCGTCGCGCAGATGCCGGGCGAGACGCTCGGACACGAGAGCGAGACGACTCTGGGCCTCCAGTTCGTCTCCGGGACGTACGAGCGTCCGGTGGAGCTGGTCCACCCGGTGACGCAGCCGGGGATCCCGCAGGACGGGCCGGTCGACCGCGTGCCCCACGAGGTCCGCGCCGATCTGCCCGGTGTCCAGATACAGGACGCGTTTGCGGAAGCCCCCCGGAGTGGCCGCGACGCCGTTGTGGGGGACGTGCGGGGGCAGCAGTGTCACCACCGAACTGGGTGCCCCGTGCTCGTGGCGGTCCAGGTCGTAACGGACCATTCCCTCGTCGACGATGAGGAGCGTCCACGCGTCATGCGTGTGCATCGGGTACGCATGGTCGGCGAAGTGAGCGTGGAAGACCTCGTCGATCCCCTCGACGTCCGGACGCCAGGCGGTGATGTCCGGACGTGCGCTCATGGACAGAGCGTACAAGAGCGTCACGGTGCTCCGGCACGTGCAAACTTCGTACAAGACGGCCGGCGGGCGGCTCGGCAGACTCCCTGACATGACCGACGACAACGCACCCGTACGCTTCGACACCAAGATCGCCGTGCTGCTCCGCGACGACCTCGAGACCTGGCAGCGCCTCAATGTCACCGCCTTCCTGGTGAGCGGTCTGGGGACGCAGGTGCCCGAGGTGATCGGTGAGCCGTACGCGGACGCGGACGACACCCGGTACCTGCCGATGTTCCGGCAGCCCGTGCTCGTGTTCACCGGCTCCAAGGAGCTCCTTTCGACCGCGCACGGCCGGGCGCTCGGCCGGGGCGCGACCCTGGCCGTCTTCACCTCCGACCTCTTCGCGACCGGACACGACAAGGCCAACCGGGCCGCGGTCCGGGCGGTGCGCGGGGACGACATGGATCTCGTCGGCCTGGCCGTGTACGGGCCGCGGAACGGCGTGGACAAGATCCTCAAAGGCGCGTCGATGCACCCCTGAACCCGCGGCCCGGCGTCACCGAACGCATACTCACGGGCACACCTGTGCGAGTGATGGTTCCCGGTGCCATACTCAAGACAAGTCCGCTTGACAGGCTTGTCACAGTCCCGAAAGGCGACGCGTCATGAACTGGGCATCGTGGACCACCCTCGGTGTCTTCGCGGGAACCGGCGGAGTGCGCACCGAAGAGGTAGGTGTCGTGAGCGGTGATCTGACCGTGCACACGACTTGGACCGAAAGGCAGGCCGAGGTCGCCGTCCAGTACAGCGGCGCTTCGGACTGGTTCACCCTGGCCGGCAGTCCGGTGCCGTGCCGATCGGAGGAAGAGAGCAGATCCCTCCACCAGAGCGTCGTGGAGGCGGTACGCGCCGGCGGCGGAGCCACGGTTCCTGCTCCGCACTCGCTGGCCTGATCCGTCCGGGCGGCGCGGCAGCCCGTTCACACCACCGCGAAACGCACCACATATCGACGCTGCCAGGGAGTTTCCACGGCCCTGGGGTGGTAGTTCCTGCGGACGAACGCGACAGCTTCCTCCGCAGGGACCCCGTCCAGCACGGCCAGGCACGCCAGTGCCGTACCCGTGCGGCCTCTGCCTCCTCCGCACGCGACCTCGACCCGCTCGTCCGGAGCCCGGCGCCACGCGTCACCCAGCACGGTGAGCGCCGCGGCCCGGTCGGCGGGCAGACGGAAGTCGGGCCAGCGCAGCCACACGGACTCCCACGTCACCGGGGGCGGCGGACCACCCAGCAGGTGGACGGTGAGCGTGGGCTCAGGGCCCGCGGGGAGCGGATGTCTCAGCCCGCGCCCGCGGACCAGCCGCCCCGAGGGCAGCCGCAGGACGCCCGCTCCCGTCGCATCCCAGGCCTCGGTCACTTCAAGCCCTCCCCGTCGAGGTCCTGGGCCAGCAGGCCGGCCAGCTCCTCGACGGCGTCCGGCGCGCTCTCGCCGACGGCCGAAAGCACCAGCAGGTCGCCGTGCCGAGCGGCCAGCGCGAGCACCGACAGCATGCTCCGGGCATCGACCGGAGCACTGCCCTCCCGTCCGACGGTGACGGCGACCGGCTGACGCATGGCGGCCTGGACGAAGAGCGAGGCGGGACGGGCGTGCAGGCCGCTGCGGGAGCCGACGGTGACAGTGCGCTGGTACACGGGTTCACTCCTGAGTCACAGGGGGTTCTTCGGTACGGGAAGGGGGCCGTGGTCAGGCGGCCACGGCGACGGTGGGACCGTCGTCGGCGCGGGCCTCGGCGTCCGGGGCGCGCCGCATGCCCTTGAGTACGACGACCAGAGCGGTGGACACGGCGGTGCCGACGGCGATCGCCAGCAGGTAGAGGAACGGCTCGCCGATGAGCGGGACGACGAACACACCGCCGTGCGGGGCGCGGAGCGTACAGCCGAACGCCATGGACAGCGCGCCGGTGACCGCCCCGCCGGCCATCACGGAGGGGATCACACGCAGGGGATCCGCCGCGGCGAAGGGAATCGCGCCCTCGGTGATGAACGAGGCACCCAGCACCCACGCCGCGCGCCCGTTCTCCTGCTCGGTCCGGGTGAACAGGCCGCGGCGCAGCGTCGTGGCGAGGGCCATCGCCAGCGGCGGCACCATGCCGGCGGCCATCACGGCGGCCATGACCTTGAGGCTGCCGGGTGTCGGATCGGCCAGACCGCCGACCGCGAAGGCGTACGCCACCTTGTTCAGCGGCCCGCCCATGTCGAAGCACATCATCAGGCCGAGGACGACGCCCAGGATGACGGCGTTGGAACCCGACAGACCGTTCAGCCAGTCGGTGAGGGCGTTCTGCAGCGAGGCGATCGGCTTGCCGACCACGATGAACATCAGGAAGCCGACGGCGATCGACGCGAGCAGGGGAATCACCAGCACCGGCATGATGCCGCGCAGCGTGGGGTGCACCTTCACCCGCTGGATCGCCATCACCGCCGCACCGGCCAGCAGACCCGCGACGAGACCTCCGAGGAAGCCCGCGTCGATGGTGAGCGCGATGGCGCCGCCGACGAACCCGGGAACGAGCGCGGGACGGTCCGCCATCCCGTAGGCGATGTACCCCGCCAGTACCGGGACCAGGAAGCCGAAGGCCGCGGTTCCGATCTGGTTGAGCAGTGCCGCCCAGCTGGCGGACTCCCCCCAGGCGAAGTGGTCGGCGACCGATTTCGCACCGGCGATCTCGTAGCCCCCGATGGCGAAGGAGAGGGCGATGAGCAGTCCTCCGGCCGCGACGAACGGAACCATGTAACTGACGCCGGACATCAGGTAGGTCCGCAGACGGACACCGAAGTGTCCGGAGGCCCCCGCCGTGCCGCCCGTGCCTTCGGACTGCCCGGCGCCGTCCTCGGCGATCCCGCTGATCTCGCCCCGCTCGGCCTTGGCCCTGGCCTCGGCGATGAGCTCGGCCGGCCGGTTGATACCGGCTTTCACCCCGGTGTCGACGAGCGGCTTGCCGCCGAAGCGCCCCTTCTCCCGCACATCGACGTCGTGCGCCCAGATGACTGCGTCCGCGGCGGCGATCACCGCCGGGTCCAGACGTTCGAACCCGGCCGATCCCTGCGTCTCGACGTCCAGCACGACACCCTGGGCGCGCGCGGCCGCCTCCAGCGACTCGGCGGCCATGTACGTGTGCGCGATACCGGTCGGGCAGGACGTCACGGCGACGATGCGGAACGGTTCCGCAGCCTTCTCCTTCGTGCCCTCCTCGGGCTCCGGAGCCGGCGCGGGCGCCTCCTCGCCGCGGATCAGCGCCGCCGCCGCGGCGGCGTTCTCCTCCGCCCGCAGGGCGTCGGTGAAGCCGGGGTCCATGAGCCGCCGTGCCAGGCTCGACAGGATGGTGAGGTGGTCGTCGTCCGCGCCCGCGGGCGCGGCTATCAGGAAGACGAGATCCGCCGGACCGTCCGGGGCACCGAAGTCGATGCCCCTCGGGCTGCGGCCGAATGCCAGCGTCGGCGTGGCGACATGCTCGCTCCGGCAGTGCGGGATGCCGATGCCGCCGTCCAGGCCGGTCGGCATCTGGGCCTCGCGGGCCGCCACGTCGGCGAGGAAGCCGTCGAGGTCGGTGACACGGCCGGCCGTGACCATCCGTCCGGCCAGGGAACGGGCGGCCTCGGTCTTCGTCCCGGCGGACAGGTCGAGATCGACCAGTTCCGCGGTGATCAGCTCACTCATCGCGGGGCTCCTTGCTCGTGGACCGTCCAGCGGACGGTGCGGGGTGACGGGGGAGTCGTACGACCGTGCAGGGATACCGCGGTCATGGGACCTGCACCGGGAGGGCGAGGTCCACGGGGATGTCCGCGGTGGTGACCACAGCGGAGAAGTCGAGGTCGGCGGGCGTCGGCATGGCGCTTCCGGGCAGTTGCACGGCGGCGGCGCCGTGCGCCACCGCAGCGGCCAGGGCCCTCGGGCCCGTTCCGCCGGCGGACAGGAATCCCGCGAGCGAGGCGTCACCCGCGCCGACGTCGCTCCGGACGGTGTCCACCCGGGCACGGGCGAAGTGGGCTCCGGAAGGTTCCACCAGCAGCTGTCCGA
Proteins encoded in this window:
- a CDS encoding fructose-specific PTS transporter subunit EIIC → MSELITAELVDLDLSAGTKTEAARSLAGRMVTAGRVTDLDGFLADVAAREAQMPTGLDGGIGIPHCRSEHVATPTLAFGRSPRGIDFGAPDGPADLVFLIAAPAGADDDHLTILSSLARRLMDPGFTDALRAEENAAAAAALIRGEEAPAPAPEPEEGTKEKAAEPFRIVAVTSCPTGIAHTYMAAESLEAAARAQGVVLDVETQGSAGFERLDPAVIAAADAVIWAHDVDVREKGRFGGKPLVDTGVKAGINRPAELIAEARAKAERGEISGIAEDGAGQSEGTGGTAGASGHFGVRLRTYLMSGVSYMVPFVAAGGLLIALSFAIGGYEIAGAKSVADHFAWGESASWAALLNQIGTAAFGFLVPVLAGYIAYGMADRPALVPGFVGGAIALTIDAGFLGGLVAGLLAGAAVMAIQRVKVHPTLRGIMPVLVIPLLASIAVGFLMFIVVGKPIASLQNALTDWLNGLSGSNAVILGVVLGLMMCFDMGGPLNKVAYAFAVGGLADPTPGSLKVMAAVMAAGMVPPLAMALATTLRRGLFTRTEQENGRAAWVLGASFITEGAIPFAAADPLRVIPSVMAGGAVTGALSMAFGCTLRAPHGGVFVVPLIGEPFLYLLAIAVGTAVSTALVVVLKGMRRAPDAEARADDGPTVAVAA
- a CDS encoding HPr family phosphocarrier protein; the protein is MYQRTVTVGSRSGLHARPASLFVQAAMRQPVAVTVGREGSAPVDARSMLSVLALAARHGDLLVLSAVGESAPDAVEELAGLLAQDLDGEGLK
- a CDS encoding AraC family transcriptional regulator; the encoded protein is MSARPDITAWRPDVEGIDEVFHAHFADHAYPMHTHDAWTLLIVDEGMVRYDLDRHEHGAPSSVVTLLPPHVPHNGVAATPGGFRKRVLYLDTGQIGADLVGHAVDRPVLRDPRLRHRVDQLHRTLVRPGDELEAQSRLALVSERLARHLRDEPAAPQAHDRRIAYALRDLLDEHFVEGLTLREAAEKLHSHHTHLVRAFSREFGMAPHQYLTGRRVDLARRLLLGGMRVPEVAASAGFYDQSHFSRHFKRVVGTSPGHYARTAVASPRTV
- a CDS encoding protein-tyrosine phosphatase family protein, whose amino-acid sequence is MTEAWDATGAGVLRLPSGRLVRGRGLRHPLPAGPEPTLTVHLLGGPPPPVTWESVWLRWPDFRLPADRAAALTVLGDAWRRAPDERVEVACGGGRGRTGTALACLAVLDGVPAEEAVAFVRRNYHPRAVETPWQRRYVVRFAVV
- a CDS encoding DUF2000 domain-containing protein, which codes for MTDDNAPVRFDTKIAVLLRDDLETWQRLNVTAFLVSGLGTQVPEVIGEPYADADDTRYLPMFRQPVLVFTGSKELLSTAHGRALGRGATLAVFTSDLFATGHDKANRAAVRAVRGDDMDLVGLAVYGPRNGVDKILKGASMHP